The genomic stretch GGATCGTTCACGGTCGGTGGATAATAATCCGGAGAATAGGAAATCGTCACGTTACATCCGTGCGTGGCCGCCGTACTTTCCACAATATGCTCGACCTTGTCCCGCAGACTCAGCAACGTTTCCGTACGAAGCGCTCGAATCGTCCCCCGCAACAGTACCGAATGCGGAATAACGTTAAAGGCATCCCCACCTTCGATTTTGGTAATGCTACAAACTCCGGATTCGAGCGGACTAATGGTCCGCGACACGATGGTTTGTAAGTTCATGACAATCGCGCTCGCGGTGACGATTGGATCGATCGTCAAGTGTGGCATGGCGGCGTGTCCTCCAACCCCGGCCAAGAGTATTTCGAAGCGTTCGCAGGCAGCCAAGAGCGGTCCGGGTCGGGTCGCTACAACCCCCGAAGGCAAAGTCGGCCACACGTGCATCCCAAAGGCGTAAGATGGCTGGGGAGCTTGCTTCAGAACGCCTTCTTCCCGCATGCGCTTGGCCCCGGCTCCACCTTCTTCGGCCGGCTGGAACATGATCCGGACTGTCCCAGGCAGTGACGCCTCCATGCCTTTGAGGATCGCCGCCGCACCGAGTAACATGGTGGTGTGTCCGTCGTGCCCGCAGGCATGCATTTGGTGGTCTGTCTGCGATCGAAAGGCGTCCACGTTCGTGGTCTGTTCGAGAATGGGCAAGGCGTCCATGTCCGCACGGAGGAGGACGCAGGGAGCCTGTCCCGTCCCAATGTCGACCACAATTCCGTAGCCTCCCGGACCGGGAATGACATCGGGATGCGTATTGACGGCCCAGCCGGTGGTGAAATTGGAAATACCCATTTCGGTCAAGGCTTTCTGGACAATGGCCGAGGTTTGGGATTCCTGATACATGAGTTCGGGACGTTGGTGTAGCGTCCGGCGGGTATGTATCAGAGCGTCCGTCAATGTGCGGGCCTGTACACGAATTTCGTCGAGCAAGTGTTGGGATGCGGGGCTTGTGGTTTCGTGCGTGCTACTGTTGTTGAAGAAATGGTCCACGATCGTGTTGCGCGATTGCCGCATCGTGGGGACGTCAAAGACTCGTCCGTCGGTGTCAACGGAGACGGCCGCATGCAACGAAACCGTGTGGGCCTCCTCCTCTGCTTCTTCGGTAGGTGTATCTTGGCTGTTTCCGCTCGCTCCGCGTGTCCAGGGAAGTCCATGGGTGGTGCTTTTCGTTGACAAGGAAGAAACGCAGAGCGCCCAAAAGCCGATCACGAGGGGACGTTGGCGCATGGCGTCACGATGGTTTCGGAACGTTACCGCGTTCGTGAACAATAGAGACTTGGTCGGGAATTTCCGAGAGTGTGGGAAACGGGCTGAAAGGAAGGATGTTTTAGGAAGCCGAAGGATTGTATTCATGGAATCCCAAACG from Phaeodactylum tricornutum CCAP 1055/1 chromosome 12, whole genome shotgun sequence encodes the following:
- a CDS encoding predicted protein; its protein translation is DALIHTRRTLHQRPELMYQESQTSAIVQKALTEMGISNFTTGWAVNTHPDVIPGPGGYGIVVDIGTGQAPCVLLRADMDALPILEQTTNVDAFRSQTDHQMHACGHDGHTTMLLGAAAILKGMEASLPGTVRIMFQPAEEGGAGAKRMREEGVLKQAPQPSYAFGMHVWPTLPSGVVATRPGPLLAACERFEILLAGVGGHAAMPHLTIDPIVTASAIVMNLQTIVSRTISPLESGVCSITKIEGGDAFNVIPHSVLLRGTIRALRTETLLSLRDKVEHIVESTAATHGCNVTISYSPDYYPPTVNDPDLYETFAKHVGAMVSSEGVIRDTEPTMGAEDFSFVAESIPSAFFLLGQGSGTDPPTDYGLHHPHFALDESVLPQGVELHVNLALRALQK